From the Verrucomicrobiia bacterium genome, the window ATTACTGCGATTTTTCCTGGGCCTGGGATTACCAGGATTTCAAAAAGACCGTGGCGGCCAACGGCTGCGACGGCGCGGTCGTGTGCTACCGCGGCTTTCATCCGCATCTGGTGGGTCCGAACCTGTATGCGACGCTCGACGCCGAAGGGCTTTGGATGAAAGCCATCCAGGAAAAGCACACCTGGCACGGCGACAAGATGAAAGACTGGACCAGCTCCGGCACTTACTATTTCAAAAACGCGGGCATCCTCAAAAAAGCGTGCCGGGAAATCGAAAAGCACCCGGATTGGAAAATTAACGGCGAGTTTTACGTAAGCCAGCTCTACCAGGTGATGAAAGACATGGGCCTGAAAATTTTCATCTACGAAATCCCGTTCATGCTCCAGTGGGGAACGCCGGAAGACATGGAAGAATACAATTACTGGTCCGACATCTTCCGCGCCAAGGCGAGGCCCGGCGCGCCGGCCGCGACGCACCGGATGAATGTCCTCACGCTCATGGCCGGAGCGGGAAAGCGTTTTTCGGACGCGGGCTACACGCTGCCCAAGCCGCTCATCCCCGTAGACGGAAAGCCCATGGCCGTTTGTGCCGCCCAGGCCTTGCCGCCCGGTGACCGGTATTTTTTCCTTTCGCGCCGCGAGGGCACGAACGAACCCGGACGCGTGGAACCGGAAATCAAAAAATATTTTCCCGGCGCCCGTTTTCTCTGGATCGACCGGCTGACCGAAGGCCAGGCCGCGACCGCGCTCCTGGCCAAAGGGCTCGTGCCCGAGGACGAACCGCTCCTCATCGGCGCCTGCGATCACGGCCTTATCCTGGACCAGGGCAAATTCGATTCCATGACGGCCGAAGGTTCCGGCACAGACGCCCTCATCTTCACTTATCGTCATTACCCGCCTGTGCGCCGGAACCCCAAGGCCTATGGCTGGGTGGAAACCGGCGGCGCCGGAGCCGTGCGGCGCGTTTCGGTCAAAGTCCCGCTGGAAGGCGATCCGGCCTTGCGACACGCGATAAGCGGCGCGTTCTGGTTTCGCCGCGCCGGAATTTTCTTCGCGGCCGCGGAGCAGATGATCCGGGAAGACGACCGCGTGAATAACGAATTCTACATCGACCAGGCGATGAACCATGCGGTGCGCGCCGGCCATAAAGTCAAAGTATTCGAGGCCGAGAAACATGTCGGCTGGGGAACGCCGGACGATCTGCGCACCTACGAATACTGGCAGCGTTTTTTTTCGCAGGCCTGGTTCCATCCTTACGCGGGAGCAAAGACCGCCCATGCCTGACGCGCCGGAACTTTCCATCGTCGTCCCCTGCTATAACGAAGAAAAAAACGTGCCGCGGCTCGTGGAGCGTTTTGCCTCCGCGCTAGCCGGACGTTCCGGTGTGGAGGTGGTTTTCGTGGACAATGGATCCAAGGACGGGACAGGAGCGGCGCTCGACGCGGCCGTGAGCCGCCATGCCTTCGTGAGGAAGGCCGTCGTCCCCGAAAACCAGGGCTATGGGTTCGGCATCCTTTGCGGTCTGCGGGAAGCGCGCGGCCAGGTCCTGGCCTGGACCCATGCCGACCTGCAGGCCGATCCCTCGGACGTGCTGAAAGCTTACGACGCTTACCGCGCGGCGGCGCGGGAAACGCAGAAAGTCCTCGTCAAAGGCCACCGCCGCGGCCGCAAGCCTTCGGAAAAATTTTTCTCCTGGGGCATGCAGGTGCTGGCGGGACTCGCGCTCGGCTTCGCCGTGGAAGAAGTCAACGCGCAGCCCAAGCTTTTCCCGCGGCTTTTTCTGGGCGAGCTGGAAAATCCACCGCATGATTTCTCGCTCGACCTCTACGTCCTGTACATGGCCGAAAAAAAAGGGTATAAAATTATTTCGATCCCCGTTTTTTTCGAGGAAAGGCTTCACGGCGAGGCCAAAGGCGGAAGCGGTTCCTCCTGGCCCGTGCGATGGAAGCTCATGAAACGTTCTTTCGCGTACATTTTCGAACTGCGCTCGCAACTCCAACGAAAGGCGGCCTGATGCTTTACATCCGGCACCGCATCAACACCCTAGAAGAATTGAAAACCGTCCCGGCCGACATGGGCGTCGAGCTCGATCTGCGTTCCGAAGGCAGCAAGCTGATCCTGCACCACGATCCGTTTGCCGGGGGCCTGGAATTCGAGACGTTCTTGAAGTCGTACGCGCACGCTCTCATGATCGTGAACGTCAAAGCCGAGGGCCTGGAAGAACCGGCGCTCGAACTGCTGAAAAAGTACAAAGTTCGGGATTACTTTTTCCTGGACCTCTCCTTTCCCGCCCTGGTCAAACTGGCGCGCAAAGGCAAAAAAAGCATCGCGGTCCGCTTCTCCGAATACGAGCCCATCGAGCAATGCCTCGCGGTGGCTGGGCTCGTGGACTGGGTCTGGGTCGACTGCTTCCAGAACCTGCCGCTGACACGGCCGGTCTTCGACACGCTGAAAAAGAATTTCAAGATCTGCCTGGTCTCGCCCGAACTGCAAAAGCATTCGCTGGACCGCATCCTCGAATTCAAAAAGCAGCTGGCCGGCATGGACGTCGACGCGGTCTGCACGAAGAGGCCGGACTTATGGCGATAAAAGAATTCGCCCGCCGCGCGCTTTCCTGCAAAGCCGTCCTTCTCGACCTGGACAACACGCTGTATGAGTTCGCTCCCTGCCATGCGGCGGCGCTGAAGAAGTCGCACGGGCTGTACGCCGCGAAAGTGCGCCGGATTTCTTTTTCCGATTTCCGCCGGCTTTACGTCCGGGCGCGGGCGGAGGTCAAAAAAACAACGCGCGGCCAGGCAGCCTCGCATTCGAGGCTGCTTTATTTCAAAAGGATGCTGGAAGAGACCGGCGCCGGACGTTCCACGCTCGCCCTTGATCTGGACAGGGCTTACTGGAAGGCTTACATGGACCGGATGAAAATCCGGCCGTGGGTGCGCCCGCTCCTCCTCCGGCTTCGGAAAAAAGGGACGCCGATCGTTATCGTGACAGACATGACGGCCGCCTGGCAGCTGGAGAAAGTAAAAAAATTAAAGCTGGAGGGCCTTGTTGATTTTATCGTGACATCAGAAGAAGCGGGTGTGGAAAAACCCCATGCCGCTATTTTCAAGTTCGCGCTGCGCAAGGCCGGGGCCAAGGCCGGGCAGGCCATCATGATCGGCGACGATCCCCGTAAGGACCGCACACGTCTCCTCGACTGCTATCTCGTCTGATTTTTTCCGCTCTTTATTTTTTCGTAGGCCATGAGCGCGCGGCGCCGCGCGGCTTCATGGTCGACCCCCGGCTCGGGATAATCGCGCCCTAATTTCACGCCCGCCTTTTCCAGGACTTCGGCCGGCGCTTTCCAAGGTTCGTGGATCCACTTATCGTCCAGTCCCGCAAGCTCGGGAACCCACCGGCGAACGTAAACGCCTTGGGGATCAAATTTCTTGCCCTGCGACACAGGATTGAAAATGCGGAAATACGGCGCCGCGTCCGCGCCGCAGCCGCCCACCCATTGCCATCCCAGCGTATTGTTCGCAAGGTCTGCGTCCACCAGCGTGTCCCAGAACCAGGCCGCGCCTTCCTGCCAGCGGACCAGAAGATCCTTGACCAGAAAAGACGCCGCGATCATGCGGACGCGATTATGCATCCATCCCGTGGCCCAAAGTTCGCGCATGCCCGCGTCTACGATGGGATAACCCGTGCCGCCCTTTTGCCAGGCCTTCAGAAGGCGCGCATTGCGTTCCCAGGGAAAAGCCCGGAATTCGGGACGCATGCAATCACGCGGCGTATGGGGAAAATGATAAAGAAGATGGTATGCGAATTCGCGCCACGCAATCTGGCGCAGGTAGACCAGGCCTTTCTTGTTTTTTCTCAGCGCATGCCAGATCTGACGGGGACTGATCTCGCCGAAATGAAGATGCGGGGAAAGGCGCGAGGTCCCCGTTTCGTCAGGACGGTCGCGGCCGGTTTCGTAGGCGTTCACAGGCCCCGAGGAAAATTTTTCCAAGGCTTGCAGTGCGCGGGATTCGCCCGGCGTCCAGGCTTTGCGAATGCCTTTGTCCCAGGGAATGGAAGGCAGCAGCTCCAAAGCCTCGATCTTGAGGCCGTTGCCCGCGGAGGCCGCGGGCTTAAGCTTAGGCTCTTCCAGCGGCTTGGAAATTTCCGGCTTAGCGAGGAGCTGGTTCCAGAATGGGGTGAAAACCTTGTACGGCGTGCCCTGCTGGGTTTTGATTTCCCACGGCTCGAAAAGAAGCGATGCCGAAAAGCTTTTAGCCTCGATTTTTTTTGCCTGCAGCTCGGCTTTGACGGCTTTGTCGCGCTCGATCAGCGCCGGCTCGTAGCAGCGGTTCCAGAACACCGCTTCCGCGCCGCATTCCTTGGCCGTCCGCAGCAAAGTCTCGAGGCTGGGCCCTTTCTTGATCAGGAGCGTGAGGCCGCGCTCCTTCAGGGTCATTTGCAGACTTTTCAGGGATTCGTGCAGCCAGACCCGGGCCGCGCCGCCGGGCGCCCAATCCCCTTCCTCTTCGGGCGCCCAGATGAAAACGGGAACAACCGCAAGGCCCAGGCGAGCCGCTTCGACAAGCGCGGGATTGTCCGCCATGCGCAAGTCTCTGCGATACCATACAAGCGCCGTTTTTTTATCCATGTCCCCGGAAGTTTTCGGCTATCCGACGATGACGAGGTGGCATTTCTTGGGAAGCAAATGATTCAGCCGCTGCAGCATGTCCCCGCGCAGCACGTTGGTGAGAGCATTGCGTTTCGTCGTTCCGATCATGAGCGTGTTCACTTCGAGTTCCCGTGCGGCTTTGGCAATCAAATGGCCCGGGTCTGCCCCGAACTGCC encodes:
- a CDS encoding HAD family hydrolase yields the protein MAIKEFARRALSCKAVLLDLDNTLYEFAPCHAAALKKSHGLYAAKVRRISFSDFRRLYVRARAEVKKTTRGQAASHSRLLYFKRMLEETGAGRSTLALDLDRAYWKAYMDRMKIRPWVRPLLLRLRKKGTPIVIVTDMTAAWQLEKVKKLKLEGLVDFIVTSEEAGVEKPHAAIFKFALRKAGAKAGQAIMIGDDPRKDRTRLLDCYLV
- a CDS encoding glycosyltransferase family 2 protein; the protein is MPDAPELSIVVPCYNEEKNVPRLVERFASALAGRSGVEVVFVDNGSKDGTGAALDAAVSRHAFVRKAVVPENQGYGFGILCGLREARGQVLAWTHADLQADPSDVLKAYDAYRAAARETQKVLVKGHRRGRKPSEKFFSWGMQVLAGLALGFAVEEVNAQPKLFPRLFLGELENPPHDFSLDLYVLYMAEKKGYKIISIPVFFEERLHGEAKGGSGSSWPVRWKLMKRSFAYIFELRSQLQRKAA
- a CDS encoding deoxyribodipyrimidine photo-lyase, with the translated sequence MDKKTALVWYRRDLRMADNPALVEAARLGLAVVPVFIWAPEEEGDWAPGGAARVWLHESLKSLQMTLKERGLTLLIKKGPSLETLLRTAKECGAEAVFWNRCYEPALIERDKAVKAELQAKKIEAKSFSASLLFEPWEIKTQQGTPYKVFTPFWNQLLAKPEISKPLEEPKLKPAASAGNGLKIEALELLPSIPWDKGIRKAWTPGESRALQALEKFSSGPVNAYETGRDRPDETGTSRLSPHLHFGEISPRQIWHALRKNKKGLVYLRQIAWREFAYHLLYHFPHTPRDCMRPEFRAFPWERNARLLKAWQKGGTGYPIVDAGMRELWATGWMHNRVRMIAASFLVKDLLVRWQEGAAWFWDTLVDADLANNTLGWQWVGGCGADAAPYFRIFNPVSQGKKFDPQGVYVRRWVPELAGLDDKWIHEPWKAPAEVLEKAGVKLGRDYPEPGVDHEAARRRALMAYEKIKSGKNQTR
- a CDS encoding NTP transferase domain-containing protein, with protein sequence MKIMIPMAGLGKRFLAAGITTPKPLLPVEGMPVIEHIIHNFSFEDDFVFGVNEDHLKHTQLGEVLQRLAPRASVVSMPYHKAGPIGVLRNMFPHALDQEPVIVNYCDFSWAWDYQDFKKTVAANGCDGAVVCYRGFHPHLVGPNLYATLDAEGLWMKAIQEKHTWHGDKMKDWTSSGTYYFKNAGILKKACREIEKHPDWKINGEFYVSQLYQVMKDMGLKIFIYEIPFMLQWGTPEDMEEYNYWSDIFRAKARPGAPAATHRMNVLTLMAGAGKRFSDAGYTLPKPLIPVDGKPMAVCAAQALPPGDRYFFLSRREGTNEPGRVEPEIKKYFPGARFLWIDRLTEGQAATALLAKGLVPEDEPLLIGACDHGLILDQGKFDSMTAEGSGTDALIFTYRHYPPVRRNPKAYGWVETGGAGAVRRVSVKVPLEGDPALRHAISGAFWFRRAGIFFAAAEQMIREDDRVNNEFYIDQAMNHAVRAGHKVKVFEAEKHVGWGTPDDLRTYEYWQRFFSQAWFHPYAGAKTAHA